The Megalops cyprinoides isolate fMegCyp1 chromosome 22, fMegCyp1.pri, whole genome shotgun sequence genome contains a region encoding:
- the LOC118769967 gene encoding E3 ubiquitin-protein transferase MAEA-like translates to MAVQESAAQLSMALKVQEYPTLKVPYETLNKRFRAAQKNIDRETSHVTMVVAELEKTLSSFPVVDSVVSLLDGVVEKLSALKRKAAESIQAEDESAKLCKRRIEHLKEHSSDQPAAASMWKRKRMDRMMVEHLLRCGYYNTAVKLARQSGIEDLVNIEMFLTAKEVEESLERQETATCLAWCHDNKSRLRKMKSCLEFSLRIQEFIELIRQNKRMDAVRHARKHFSQAEGGQLDEVRQVMGMLAFPSDTHISPYKDLLDPARWKMLIQQFRYDNYRLHQLGNNSVFTITLQAGLSAIKTPQCYKEDGTSKNADCPVCSKSLNKLAQPLPMAHCANSRLVCKISGEVMNENNPPMMLPNGYVYGYNSLLSIRQDDKVTCPRTKEVFSFSQAEKVYIM, encoded by the exons ATGGCGGTGCAGGAATCAGCTGCTCAACTCTCCATGGCGCTGAAAGTCCAAGAATATCCAACATTAAAG GTACCCTACGAGACACTGAACAAGCGCTTCCGGGCGGCACAGAAGAACATTGACCGGGAGACCAGTCATGTGACCATGGTTGTGGCAGAGCTAGAGAAGACATTGAGCAGCTTCCCAGTGGTAGACTCTGTGGTGTCTCTGCTGGATGGAGTGGTGGAGAAGCTGAGTGCCCTTAAGAGGAAG GCTGCTGAGTCGATCCAGGCTGAGGATGAGAGCGCTAAGCTGTGCAAGCGGAGGATTGAGCATCTCAAAGAGCATAGTAGCGACCAGCCCGCGGCCGCCAGCATGTGGAAGAGGAAGCGCATGGATCGCATGATGGTGGAGCACCTGCTGCGCTGCGGCTACTACAACACTGCAGTCAAGCTGGCCCGGCAGAGCGGCATTGAG GACCTCGTCAACATTGAAATGTTCCTTACTGCTAAAGAGGTGGAGGAGTCATTGGAGCGGCAGGAAACTGCCACTTGCCTCGCCTGGTGCCATGACAACAAGTCCCGCCTCCGAAAAATGAAG AGTTGTCTGGAGTTCAGCCTTCGCATCCAGGAGTTCATCGAACTTATCCGGCAGAACAAACGAATGGATGCTGTCAG ACATGCGCGGAAGCACTTCAGCCAAGCCGAGGGGGGGCAGCTGGATGAGGTGCGGCAGGTTATGGGCATGCTGGCGTTCCCCTCGGACACTCACATCTCCCCCTACAAG GATCTTCTGGACCCAGCACGTTGGAAGATGCTGATCCAACAGTTTCGATATGACAACTACAGGCTCCATCAGCTGGGGAATAACTCTGTTTTCACCATCACCCTCCAGGCCGGACTGTCTGCTATCAAAACCCC GCAATGCTACAAGGAGGATGGCACCTCCAAAAATGCTGACTGCCCTGTGTGCAGTAAGTCCCTGAACAAGTTGGCCCAGCCGCTGCCCATGGCCCACTGCGCCAACTCCCGGCTGGTCTGCAAAATCTCGGGCGAGGTGATGAATGAGAACAACCCTCCCATGATGCTGCCCAACGGCTACGTGTATGGATACAAT TCTCTCCTCTCTATTCGCCAAGATGACAAGGTGACCTGCCCAAGAACCAAAGAGGTGTTCAGCTTTTCCCAGGCCGAGAAGGTTTACATCATGTGA